From the Kitasatospora cathayae genome, the window TTCCGAGGCCCGCCTGCGGGGCGGCGGCTGCCGGCTTCTCGCGCTGCTCCGGCATCGGGAGCGGCTCGGAATTTTCCGCGGAAAATCGGTCGGGGCTCGAAGCGGGTTCAGTGCTCGCGGACGGAGCTTGCGGGGCGGCGGACTCCGGCCGGGGTGCCGCGGGAGCCACCGGCTCCGCCGCCTCGGCGACCGCCTCGGCGACCGGCTGGGCAGCGGGCGCAGGTGTGAGCACCGGCTGTGGAGCCGGCGCAGCAGGAGCCACGTCGGCGGGGGCTGCCTTGGCCGCAGCCTTCGCCTCCAGCCTCGCCGCCCGCTTCGCCGTCACCGCGTCGGCGTCGGCTTGGAGCAGCTGCTCCAGCTCCGCCGTCTGCTCGGCCAGGGACATCTCCTCGATGCCCTTCACCGAACCCAGACGGCGGGCGACGTTGATGGAGACGCCCTCCTCGCCGCGCGCCTTGGCCCGCACCTGGCGCTGTAGCTCAGGGTGGAGCTTCAGCAGGTTCTTGCGGTGCGAGATCCAGCTCTGGGACCAGCCCTCCGCCTCGGCGGCCTCCTTGGCGGTCGCGTACTGCGCCACGATGAGCAGGACCGCGTTGGCCTCCTCGATCGGGTCGAAGTCCTTGCGCGCCATGTTCTCGTCGAGCGCCGCCCGCAGCAGGGTCGCCTTGGACTCGGCCACCGAGTCGTCGACGACGACCAGCAGCTGCTCGCGCCCGTACAGCTGAGCGGCGGCCCGACGGCGGTTGCCGTTGACGACGACCACGTCCTCCGGGCCCGCGCCCAGCGTCTGCCGGTCCTCGGGCCACAGCCGGAGGTAGGCGGCCGGGGTGACGGCGAGGCAGCTCTGCAACTGGCGGTCCTTGATGCTCGCCAGGTCGGAGAGGTCGCCCAGTTCGTCACGCGGGTTGCGCGGGTTGGGCAGGCAGTTGGCGGTGGGGATCCACCGGGCCGGGGCGT encodes:
- a CDS encoding ParB/RepB/Spo0J family partition protein, with amino-acid sequence MAGRRVSFASMAADPVVDAPGVDSAKDAPARWIPTANCLPNPRNPRDELGDLSDLASIKDRQLQSCLAVTPAAYLRLWPEDRQTLGAGPEDVVVVNGNRRRAAAQLYGREQLLVVVDDSVAESKATLLRAALDENMARKDFDPIEEANAVLLIVAQYATAKEAAEAEGWSQSWISHRKNLLKLHPELQRQVRAKARGEEGVSINVARRLGSVKGIEEMSLAEQTAELEQLLQADADAVTAKRAARLEAKAAAKAAPADVAPAAPAPQPVLTPAPAAQPVAEAVAEAAEPVAPAAPRPESAAPQAPSASTEPASSPDRFSAENSEPLPMPEQREKPAAAAPQAGLGNVDWHNVEELADAICRTLSADEAYRLADALANRLLTTSS